The sequence AGCGTCTTCCCGGTGTTGCCCGGCAGGGCCGCCCACGCAGCGTTGATCGCGTCGACGATCGGGCCGTCCTTGATGGTGACGATCTTGCGCGGGTCCGTCGGGGACTGACCGTGCTTGGCCGTGATGATGATCGTCGTCGAGCCAGCCAGACCGTCGTGGTGGATCTGGGCGACCATCCGGGTGAGCTGGCCGTTCACGAAGGCAAGCGCCTGCGAGAGCACCGGACCCGGCACGATCTGGCCGTTGACGAGCTCGTAGCCGCCCTTCCGCGGGGCGCTCGGGGTGTACGTACCGTTGGCGTTCTTGATCAGGTTCGCCGAGTCCAACGGGATCTTCTGCGCGACCGAGACGGCCTGGAAGTTCATGCCGAAGATCGCCGGCGTACCGACGTGGAAACGACCCGAGTGGTCGAAGCCATTGATCTGGTTCAGGACCGCCTGGACCTTGTAACCGTCGTACTGCTTGGCTGCGGCGTCAATGTGGGCCCAGTCGTCGTCCTGCGGGTACGGGACACCGTTCGGCTCGATGGCCTGGGAGTCGATCTCGGGACCGAAGAAGTCGTCGATGCTCTTGCCGTGGGACCCCGGGCCGTTGAACGACATGTAGATCGCGTGCTTGTCCGACCAGGCCGTACGCATGCCCGCGGCGTGGATCACCTGGAAGATCGAGTTGTCGCCCAGGTAGTCCCACGGCGAGATGGCCTTGCAGGTCGCCGGGTCCACCGGGAAGGTGCCGAAGTTGAACGACGAGGCGTTGTTCCTCAAGTTCATGATCTGGGCCGGGTGGTGGTCCTGCCCGTTGGCGAAGATTGTCCCGTTCTCGTCGAAGGACGGGAAGGCACCGGTGGCGTGCGTGAGGATGTCAGGGACGGCCGGCAGCTTGTCGTCAGGCGAGTCGTAGATGACGTCTCCGCCGGTCGCAGGCTTGCCCGGCGTACACGTCGCACCCGTCGGCGAGGCCCCGATCAGGGCCGGCTCATCGGTCTTGTGGCTGTACTCGACGTCGTAGTAGACACCGGTCGACTTCGGGTTGCCACCGGTCATGAGAGCGGTGCCGCCCGGGTCGGAGTCCGAGGGGTTCGACGTCTTCACGTTGGTGTACTCGACGCCATGGTGCATCAACTGGGCGATCGTGCTCGTCGGATGCTTGGACACCCACCACTGCAGGTCGCTCTGGTGCATGCCGTCGATGGAGATCAGCAGGACGTGCTTGGTCGGGGCCGTGGCGGCTGCAGCAGCGCCGGACGTGGTTGAGACGACAGCGAGACCGCCGATGGCGATGGCCGACGCCCCGGCAAGGGCACACACCCTGCGACGAGAAAGGAAGGACATACCTGCTCCTGGATCATGCGCCTCCCGGGCGGAGGCACCCATCCATTCATCCGAGTCAGGCCGACAACCAGTTGAGGGTGACGTGAATGTCGGAGGAACAGGCCCTGAGACTCGGCTGAGACCTCTCAGCAAACGCCAAGGGCTCTGGGGTTCACCCAGAGCCCTTGATGCGTCGTCGTCCGATCAGGCGAGACCGTTGGCCTTCCGGATCACGTCCACGAAGCCATCCATGATGTCGTTGAGACCGAAGTCCTTCGGCGTGAAGACCGCCGCGACACCCATCTCCTTGAGCTTGATGCCGTCCGACTCCGGGATGATGCCGCCGACGATCACCGGCAGGTCCTCCAGCCCCTCCTTCTTGAGGAGGTCGAGCACGTCCGGGACCAGCTCCATGTGCGAACCCGACAGGATCGACAGACCGAGCATGTGTACGTCCTCGGCGACAGCCGCCGACACGATCTGCTCGGGCGTCAGCCGGATGCCCTGATAGATGACCTCGAAGCCGGCGTCGCGTGCGCGTACCGCGATCTGCTCCGCACCGTTGGAGTGACCGTCCAGGCCAGGCTTGCCGATGAGTACGCGCAGGCGACCGCCGAGTTCCTCGCCCGTGGCCTTGACCCGCTCGCGTACGGCCGCCAGACCGGCGCCCGCCTCGGCGACACCGACTGCGCCGGAGACACCCGTCGGCGCCCGGAACTCGCCGAACACCTGGCGCAGCGTGCCTGCCCACTCGCCCGTCGTCGCACCGGCGCGCGCAGCGGCGAGCGTGTACGACATCAGGTTCTCGTCGGTCTTGGCAGCGGCGGCCAGGTCGGCCAGCGCCTTGTCGACGGCGGCCTGGTCGCGACCGGCCTTCCAGGCGTTGAGCGAGTCCAGCGCTGCCTGCTCGGCCTTCGGGTCCGCGGTCATGATCGCGTCGTCGAGGTTTGCGGTCAGCGGCGACGGCTCGGTGGTGTCGAACTTGTTGACGCCGACGATGATCTCGTTGCCGGCCTCGATCGAGGCGCGACGGCGAGCGTGCGAGGCGACGAGCTCGGACTTCATGTAGCCCGAGTCGACAGCGGCGATGGCGCCGCCCATCGCCTGGACACGGTCGATCTCGGCCTTGGCGCCGTCGATGAGCTCCTGGACCTTCGCCTCGATGACCGGCGAACCGTCGAAGATGTCGCCGTACTCGAGCAGATCGGACTCGAACGCCAGCACTTGCTGCAGGCGCAGCGACCACTGCTGGTCCCACGGACGCGGCAGCCCGAGGGCCTCGTTCCACGCCGGGAGTTGCACCGCGCGAGCGCGAGCGTTCTTCGACAACGTGACGGCCAGCATCTCCAGCACGATGCGTTGGACGTTGTTCTCCGGCTGTGCCTCGGTCAGACCGAGGCTGTTGACCTGGACGCCGTACCGGAAGCGACGCATCTTCGGGTCCTGCACGCCGTACCGCTCACGCGTGATCTCGTCCCACAGCTCGACGAAGGCGCGCATCTTGCACATCTCCTCGACGAAGCGGACGCCCGCGTTCACGAAGAAGGAGATCCGACCGACGGTCTTCTCGAAGTCCTCGTCGGAGACCTGCCCCGCGGCCTTGACCGCATCCAGAACCGCGATCGCGGTGCACATCGCGTACGCGATCTCCTGCACCGGCGTCGCGCCCGCTTCCTGCAGGTGGTAGCTGCAGATGTTGATCGGGTTCCACTTCGGGATGTAGTTGACGGTGTAGCTGATCATGTCGCTGATCAGACGCAGCGACTGCTCCGGCGGGAAGACGTACGTCCCGCGCGAGAGGTATTCCTTGATGATGTCGTTCTGGGTGGTGCCGGCGAGCTGCTTGGCAACCTCGGCCGGCTCGATCCCGGGGTTCTGCTCCTCGGCAGCGACCTGATACATCGCGAGCAACCACATGGCGGTCGCGTTGATGGTCATCGAGGTGTTCATGGTGGTCAGCGGGATCTCGTTGAAGAGCTTCCGCATCTCGCCCAGGTGCTGCACCGGGACACCGACCTTGCCGACCTCACCCTTGGCGAGCGGGCTGTCCGGGTCGTACCCGGTCTGCGTGGGCAGATCGAAGGCGACCGACAAGCCGGTCTGGCCCTTCGCGAGGTTCGTGCGGTACAGCGCGTTCGACGCTTCAGCCGTCGAGTGGCCCGCGTACGTGCGCATGACCCAGGGCTGGTCCTTGTGTTGACTCACAAACGTCTAGCGTAGAGGGACTGGACACCTTCTCGTAACCATGCGCTGTGTGGAACGTCTCACGCCCCTGCGGCGTCCAGGGGCGTGAGATCCGTCTAGAACTGGTCGGCCGACCTGACCGCGCGGGCGATCGACATCTGCGGCTCGGAACTCACGTCGCCGCCGATCTCAGCGATGAATTTCTGCAGCTCCGCGTCGGCGAAGAAGGCCTGGAACTGCTCCGCAGACTCCCATTCGTCCTCAACGAGGACGAAGCCGTCCCCGATTGCGAAGCGGTGATGGATGGCTCCCACCTTGCGGGCACCATCGGAGATACGTACGAAGTCATCGGCACGATCGGTCAATGATTTCTCAAACAGGGCGGTGTCTCCACGCATCGCCAAGGACACAACTACGGACATTCCCATCCTCCGAACGAGACATCCGGGGACGTCTCCGTTGAGCGGTATCGGGCTCGCGGGGCGCGGGTCCACCACGCTTTCGAACGTACGCCGCCGGTAGGGCCGGTGCCAGATCCCCCGACCGTGGGATGCTGGCCCCATGTCGGTCAACCTCACCCGGATCTACACCCGTACCGGCGACGCCGGTCAGACGCGCCTCGGCGACATGTCGAAGACGAGCAAGACCGACAGTCGTCTGGGTGCGTACGCGGACGTGGACGAGGCGAACTCCTCACTCGGTGTGGCGATCGCGATGGGCAACCTTGACGAGGATGTGGTCGCGGTCCTGACGACGATCCAGAACGACCTCTTCGACGTCGGTGCCGACTTCTCCACACCGGTCGTCGAGAACCCTGAGTACCCGCCGCTGCGAGTCCTGCAGGACTACATCGATCGCCTCGAGAAGTGGTGCGACGAATACAACGCGACGCTGGAGAACCTCAAGAGCTTCATCCTGCCCG comes from Nocardioides baekrokdamisoli and encodes:
- a CDS encoding alkaline phosphatase family protein: MSFLSRRRVCALAGASAIAIGGLAVVSTTSGAAAAATAPTKHVLLISIDGMHQSDLQWWVSKHPTSTIAQLMHHGVEYTNVKTSNPSDSDPGGTALMTGGNPKSTGVYYDVEYSHKTDEPALIGASPTGATCTPGKPATGGDVIYDSPDDKLPAVPDILTHATGAFPSFDENGTIFANGQDHHPAQIMNLRNNASSFNFGTFPVDPATCKAISPWDYLGDNSIFQVIHAAGMRTAWSDKHAIYMSFNGPGSHGKSIDDFFGPEIDSQAIEPNGVPYPQDDDWAHIDAAAKQYDGYKVQAVLNQINGFDHSGRFHVGTPAIFGMNFQAVSVAQKIPLDSANLIKNANGTYTPSAPRKGGYELVNGQIVPGPVLSQALAFVNGQLTRMVAQIHHDGLAGSTTIIITAKHGQSPTDPRKIVTIKDGPIVDAINAAWAALPGNTGKTLIVAGTNDDLWQSYLSNRSVSACAFVKNYLWTHSVVGADAAKNPVTVQHSGLAKIWSCSAAAAFFGVPVANGHYPDVFGEVQEGVIYAKPGKKLAEHGGMNAQDRHVLMIVSGAGVVPSVQTAPVETTQVAPTILRLLGLNPSALRAVRVEGTRVLPGA
- a CDS encoding protein meaA, whose translation is MSQHKDQPWVMRTYAGHSTAEASNALYRTNLAKGQTGLSVAFDLPTQTGYDPDSPLAKGEVGKVGVPVQHLGEMRKLFNEIPLTTMNTSMTINATAMWLLAMYQVAAEEQNPGIEPAEVAKQLAGTTQNDIIKEYLSRGTYVFPPEQSLRLISDMISYTVNYIPKWNPINICSYHLQEAGATPVQEIAYAMCTAIAVLDAVKAAGQVSDEDFEKTVGRISFFVNAGVRFVEEMCKMRAFVELWDEITRERYGVQDPKMRRFRYGVQVNSLGLTEAQPENNVQRIVLEMLAVTLSKNARARAVQLPAWNEALGLPRPWDQQWSLRLQQVLAFESDLLEYGDIFDGSPVIEAKVQELIDGAKAEIDRVQAMGGAIAAVDSGYMKSELVASHARRRASIEAGNEIIVGVNKFDTTEPSPLTANLDDAIMTADPKAEQAALDSLNAWKAGRDQAAVDKALADLAAAAKTDENLMSYTLAAARAGATTGEWAGTLRQVFGEFRAPTGVSGAVGVAEAGAGLAAVRERVKATGEELGGRLRVLIGKPGLDGHSNGAEQIAVRARDAGFEVIYQGIRLTPEQIVSAAVAEDVHMLGLSILSGSHMELVPDVLDLLKKEGLEDLPVIVGGIIPESDGIKLKEMGVAAVFTPKDFGLNDIMDGFVDVIRKANGLA
- a CDS encoding cob(I)yrinic acid a,c-diamide adenosyltransferase → MSVNLTRIYTRTGDAGQTRLGDMSKTSKTDSRLGAYADVDEANSSLGVAIAMGNLDEDVVAVLTTIQNDLFDVGADFSTPVVENPEYPPLRVLQDYIDRLEKWCDEYNATLENLKSFILPAGTPGAAYLHVSRTIVRRAERSGWVAYEEYGDGISLLAVKYLNRLSDLLFILARHANRERGDVLWVPGGDR